A segment of the Solanum lycopersicum chromosome 9, SLM_r2.1 genome:
TATAGGGtagatatttcatatttttgtatatatattaattttgaaccAACTCAATCAACGAAGAGAGATAGTCAAGTGGTACTGGACTGTGCAAGCCCTAGTTTGCAGGTTTGATTCCTGTGGATCGGATCGCCTATTGAGGTGCACGCAAGTTGGCTAGGCACCTTCCGTAGGGAAGTCCCCTCAGTGTTAAGCTAGTACTGACATTTGCGCGTGGCTTCTAACATGGGATGCTTTGTGCACTAGGCTAAAAATGTTACGAATTTTCGTTGCAGAAATGGTGAAGGTACTATTGGAGGCATTTCCTCAGCTGTCAGTTACATTTGATCAGTCAAATTCCACAGCATTGCACACTGCATCAGCACAAGGTCACATTGATGTTGTCAATTTCCTCTTGGAGACTAATAGCAGTTTAGCCACCATACCGAAGAATAATGGGAAGACGGCGCTTCATTCTTCAGCAAGAAATGGTCATGTTGCAGTTGTGAAGGCACTTCTAAGCAAAGAAGAAGGGATTCTAAATTGGAGAGATAAGAAGGGACAAACAGCTCTTCATATGGCAGTCAAAGGCCAAAGTGTTGATGTCGTTAACGAGCTTATTCTATCGGATCCTACTTTGGCTACCATTATTGATGGAAAGGGTAATACTGCTCTGCATATTGCAACGCGTAAAGGCCGTGTAGAGGTAAATTCTCATATGTATGCTATACTCgtgtttcattttatatggtGGTGTTTGATtgacacggagtttaagaaagaaaaaatgacttTTGACGCATAAACTAAACATGTATAGCCTGGCTTTGTTCATTTCTCACTTATGCTTATATAGTTCCATATGTTTCTGTATAGGCTGACTTTCTGTTGTATTTTATTGCGCGatttttgatgttcaaatgaaAACACAGCTAACTATATGAATAATTTTGTGTAGATCGTTCAAGCAGTCGTTAAGGACAAACGAATGAAGTGGGATGCCATCAATAAATCTGGTGAAACTGCTCTTGACGTTGCTGAGAAAGCGCGAAATTCAGAGATAGCAGCGATTCTAAAGGAGCATGGTGTCCTGACTGCAAAGAACATGAAGCTAGCATTACCAACGCGTTCAGCCAAAGAACTGAAACAAACTGTTAGTGACATAAAACACGACGTTCACAATCAGTTAGAGCACACTTTCCAAACACAGAAAAGAGTGAAGAACATAGCGAAGCGTCTGAACAAAATGCACACAGAAGGTCTTAACAACGCCATAAACTCCACCACGGTTGTTGCTGTTCTTATTGCTACTGTTACTTTTGCTGCCATATTTAATCTACCAGGTCAATATACCGATAACCCTAAGGAGATTCCTCCGGGATACTCAATAGGAGAAGGAAGGATTGCTCCTCAACCCCCTTTTGTGATTTTCTTCATATTCGACTCTCTTGCACTCTTCATATCATTAGCTGTCGTGGTTGTTCAAACATCAATCGTGGTTGTTGAAAGACGAGCCAAAAAGCAAATGATGGCGATTATCAACAAGCTAATGTGGTTGGCTTGTGTTTTTGTCTCCGTAGCGTTTCTTGCATTGTCATATATTGTTATAGGTAAAGATGAAAGATGGATGGCAAGTGCAGTAACTTTTATGGGAACTTTTATCATGGTCGCGACACTAGGTACACTGTGTTACTGGGTTGTTATGCATCGTATTGAGTCTTCGAATCTGAGAAGTCAGAGGAAATCAGCTCGGAGTAGCAAGACGTTGTCACGGTCCGTATCAATCATGTCAGAATCAGAGATCCCTGAAGATCAGTATAAGAAACTATATGCTATATAGTTCTAGGTCTAGTTCTTAGCCAATGTACAGTCTTGTGTTGTAAAAAATTGATCTTTGCACTTAAGAGCTCTAGTTTTTGTGTAGTATATGAGCAAGATAATTGAAGTGTAAGATTTTAGAATTATGAACATTTTACTTAGTGAAATACAGTTCAGTGAGCAAGCTAAGTAAAATGACTGGCCGGTATACAAAACATCTCACGTTAGTAGGGTCCTGTGAAGAGCGGCACCGCTTCCCAAAGGGATGTGGTGTGTAAAATATTATGCTATACATATAATTGGTTTTCAACTTTCTATCTTTGTAATGTGCCTCtatttccttttgttcattcaCTCTACTCCGTTTCAATTCACGTGATATAGTCTGATTTAGCATAAGGTTTAGGTAAAGATGAACGTTTTCGAAACTTATGACATAAAACATGTCATAACATTTTGTGTAACtataagatttttgaaaaaaagtatgTCACATAATCTAATCATTTAGTACATGAGATCAGAATAATAATCTCGAAAGTCGAAACAAAATTTGAAAGTAACTTTATCCATATTTAGTTACAATGTTAATTAGTCCCAACATTATTTTACCCCGCCAATTGTACTATAAATTAGTGGAATAGTAATCTAATAATGCAAATgcgataaaataataatctcaGGTATAGTTTTATCTATTTCATCCCCGAATACCGAAAGTGATTAAAGGCCATTACCAATAATGTGACATAGGCCCATCAATAATAAGCCCATATATCAAAACTATAGACTAATAAAACAGAGCAAATTGGGAATTTAGGGCAAAATTGCTCAAACATTTTTTCCAAGAAGAAGATTGAATATAAATTCTCATCTGATTATCACAAATCCTAATCCCAGGTTTGTATTAAATCattcttcattaatttttagCTCTTCAATTCttcatgttttcatgatttagaatttgttttgattgtttttgTACCAGATTTCACCAATTACTTGAATTATTTTAGTAGAAATTTATGCAAGTATTTGAAGATCtatatttctccatttttttttgttaaaatatgttgtaATGAGCTTCAATGATCACAAAAAATTTCTCAATTACTTATCTGAATTGTGGAATTGTAAATTTAACAGTAAAATGGAGCTAAATTCAGTTAATATACTCAATGGATTTACAACAGCTTAGAATAATGAGACTTAATGGATTTGCAGCAATCAGCTCGAGATAGTTCGAGTTAATCGAAGATATAGAATGAGAAGTAGAATTAACTAAAGATATTTATAGAGAAGTTAAGAATAATTATGGTTGCAAATAATTTCTATGCGCAAAATATATGTGGATAATAATGTGGTTATAACGATTAGATAGATTGGAATTAATTACCtatctaaatataatttttcatgtatTGCAGTTGTGCATCGTTCGATTGGCTTGTACTTATTGAAATTTCCAGGAATTGTATTAGCAACTCTCCatattatttctttgttgattCAACTTGTATACgccaataataaataaaattcgaAGGCTTATATACACCAATAATTTGGTATAACCAAATTACTGTTACTAAACCGAACTTTGAAAGTTTGGTCTTTGGTATATACTTTCAGTTATCAATTACAGAATTATTGAAACCAAACTTTGGAAATACTTAACCAAGAAGTGGTTAGCTGTCCAGGCAGCTCTCTTTCATGTCCTCATTGGTCGTCCAACCCCTAACCTTAATTCCCTCCTTATTATATCCATCCACGAGCTGATAAATTCCACAAAGTCTCAATGGCTTCAAAACTCTCTTCTCGTTTAGCTTCTCGTCTAGCTTCCCATTTCCTTCGTTCTGCCGTCACCGGCGCTGCTGCCACTACCACCTCTGCTCTATCCAAATCTCACCCTTTGATTTCAGTTTTCCACCACCAGTCACAGCCCTTGGTATTTCCCCATTTCAATACCAACCAAACTGTTTTCACCCTAAGATCCTTTTCCACACTCTCTCGGCCTGCACGATCCCACCGTTCAGCTCGACCTGATATCGCAGCCAAAGCCCGGCAACTCCAAACCCGCCGTCTGTGGACCTATGCCATCACATTCAGCTGCATAGCAGGTTTCATAGTAATAGTCCTTAACCAATTCCAAGATCAACTTGTATTCTATTTAACCCCTACGGATGCTCTAGAAAAACACGCTGAAAATCCTACAAGATCCAAATTTCGACTCGGTGGACTAGTACTAGAAAATAGTGTAACACCAATACCCAATTCCCCAGAAATGGAATTTGTGATAACTGATTTGATTACTGATATTTTGGTTAAGTACGACGGGTCGTTACCAGATCTTTTTCGGGAAGGGCATTCCGTTGTAGTAGAAGGGTTTATAAAGCCATTTACTGaagagatgaagaagaaagaaaacgaAATCTTGAGCGAGAAGAAGTTACAACTAACTGAGAAGGCGAGAAGTGGGGACTGTTATTTTGCAGCTACTGAAGTGTTGGCTAAACACGATGAGAAGTATATGCCTCCTGAAGTTGCAGCTGCGCTTGAAAAGAATAAACAGTTGCTTAGTCAGATGGAAGGGAAGGAGGAAGTGAGTGATGATGCAACACCTCCCGCTACAGCGAGAGCGTAAGGCTCAACCAACTATAGAGTATGGTAAAAAttctaattgattatttttccgAAATGACAAGAGTTTTGTTaaatttcaattatgattaTACTATTGAAGGAAGTTAGAAAAAAACGAAGGGATATATAGTTTGTATACTGAGGTTATACAATGAATTTTGTTGTCATAGATTTTACCAACCCTGAGGAATGGGGTTACAGTTTCAAAATTTTGGAATATTTAGTGAATAAATGACAGTAGTTATTTTTTATGACATTGGATGCTTGTAATTCTATGTGTACACTCAATATAGAGGTCATTGGAGAAAGAAATAGAGAATAAAGAGTTTCTTGTCCGCTTTTCTTTACTATTGTGCAGTTTTATCATTACTTGTGTAACCCCATCATTGACGCCTCCAATTTCTCATTTGTTGTGTGTTGATACCTGTActgttaaattttttgttattttctttcatgAATCTGGACATGGTTTATTTGCTTTTTAGCCCATGTGTTGTTGTTACCGTTCACTTCTGTATTACAGTATTTTCCTTTCCATACGTGATTTTATTATGCTTTACTTGAGCAAGTGTCTATTGGAAACAAGGCTGCGTATGCACCATCCTcacattgggtatgttgttgttattatgactCTGTACATTGTCTACTTGCTTTCGGTGGCAACAACCATACCAGCAACCTCTTTCACGGAAATAGTACTAGAAGTGATGTgatcttttattcttttattttatgttataggAACACCAATGAATGTGCTCTCATATGATAGTTTTGAATCCATATGGAGTTGAGAAAGAAATAGAGACACCCTTTGTACACCCACGTCCCCACCCCTCGGACTTTTGTATTTGCAGCTTTAATATATAGGTGTAGTTTTGAATAACAAAGTTAATTCAGAAGAAGATCAAATGGACAAAGTTCCTTAAGATCTGTCTTCGTTTGAAGTACAGATAAAGGGAAAGGAAGCTACTACTGCTCTTTATATTCTTAAAGGGAAGGAGAACATGTCAGAGAGATTAGTAGGAACCGAACTTTTCTAAACTCAACTCATGTACCACTTGAATTGTTGAACAACTGAACCCTTTAGAGCTACATATCTTCTGACATGCTCCACTTGACATTTTTTGTTGGAAGTTCGTATAACTTCCAAAGAATCATAATACATATGACACTTTCGTGGATACCTATGACATACTAAAACTGTTATAGCTTCATACTTTGCATACAATCTAGCTAGTGTGGATGAGCTTCTTATACGAACAACTGATTGGTAGAGGCGTGAATTCAAGTCCAGCACCATAAGAACTAGGCATAGTATTTAAGTAGAGAATGATAGAAAGGTGTGTGCCACCAGTATCCTCGAGTACTGGGAATTGCAGTTGGCCTagatgaattatttttatgaaaatttgatttttgctGGATAGAAGAAATCGAAATGAGATAAACTAAAAGAGCCAAAAAACTCCAAGACAAGCCAAAAGCTATTGCAGCATGGTCTACAATCACAACCAATCTTTATATGCTGTCTCATTTACTAACTTCTTTTCCGTTTGTCTCCAGTTTTGGTTTGCATTGTTTGGGGTTTAGGGGCATGAGATGAAACATTGATATGACATAAAATTTGTGATTGACATTTTTCTACACCTAAAACTTCTTCTAGTTTCCAAGATTGATAACCTTTTTACTTTGAGAACAATCTAGTTATAAGTGTTTAAAGGTTCTTTgttgtaaaagtaaattatttagTTTGATTGGATAATGTTGGTGCAGATGTATTATCTTCTAGGGAATATTTCTTGATTTATATCTCCAAAAATCTAGACATTACACCACATACTCCACTACTGAAATGGTACTGTTGTTGTTGCAGATATCATATTTTTTCCAGTTCAAAAGTACATGTGCATATATtgttaaagaattttaaaaaaaactttggaATAAGAGAATGAACATTAATAATAAACCATAAAAAGAAGGGTCCAATTGATTCTTAATGTTCACTTTTTCTATCTTGAGAATGACCTATATAATATGAATGTAGACATTGTTTTACCAGTTGATTTGATTGTTCCTATTTGGCTGCTTATGTTCTttacatcatatttttttatgaatagtgGTCATATAGTTCATGTAAGTCGTGGCGGAGACATAATTTTTAATGAGGGAGTTTAAATATGAAGAAGCTAAAGGGATTAAATATATACCGTGTCTTGAATATACAGGGTAGGTTAGGTAGTTGAGAGGTATTCTCGTTTTGTCTTTCATATTAGTAGTTGTAGTATTACTCTAGGAATTTTTCTATGATATACTTGTTTTTCCTAGACCTTTTAGAAATTCATGGAATAATCCAAGCTTTACTAAAAGTATTGATTTGTCAATGTCAAAACAATGGAACATAGCACATGTAATGTGAACTTAAATTTGTTTGTGCATGGAAGTTAATATGAGGTTCTTTCAATAGGTTAATGAAGATATCTCATAGACATTTGATCAATACCTTTCAatgtttactttttctttttaatgtttaggttggattttctaataattttggTTGTGTGAGAGTTCATCTGACCCTTCTGTCAGAAAATTACGTGCTATTTATATACTATCAGAATTACTGTTATAGTAGTTGGTTCTGTAACTATTCTCAATATAATTGAGAATGAGCTTAATTATTAAGTAATTTTAGAGATTATGTTATATTTACTTGAAATTGGAGCATATTAATAAGAGAAAATTCGTAATTACACGACTTAAGATAACATAATCTCTAAATATGCTCCAATTTCTATATCACTCCATTTCTTTAAGATACATTACAACGTTGTGTAGAATGTACCTGCTACAAATgttgttatttaaaaaatttatgtatggGATACGAAACTCATATATCGGATACATAACTTATGTATAGTTTGCTATGTATCAAACGAATAAACAATGTATTTGTGAAATAAGAAATTCATGATATGATTTAGAAAACTTTAGAATAGAATGTAATTAGTGCTTGAATTGTTGGAGagtactttattattattgttattaggtCATGTAACcattcaaatattaatataaacttTCTTAAGTTAATGTTTTGTATGTCATGCTCTCATTGGAAATGATGACACCCAAAGGTGATTGTCTAGTCTAGGTCATATAACATAAGATTGTTAGGTCATATAGTAATGATGACTATCTCAAAATGTGTATATTTCAATAGGGTTGCAAGACAACCAATCTTACCTATTAATAGTCTCTCAGATACAGTCAAGTCAGTGGAGACTTGAGCATGATATCATGAAAGATCTTTGGATTATGTATGTCATTATCAAATGGTCCCTTCCACCCCACCCCCTTCCACCCCTCCttttttattactatattattttaaaaattaaaattttaaaatatcgaattagcTAAAAGATAATCGTAAGTAAATATCATAGTAAGCGAGATTAGTACCTAGAAAAATTAGATATGTTATAACatgttaaaatataataatattaagggCACAGCTACTCGAAGAAAATTCAATGTATGCACGTATAACGCTGAATCCCCTTGACACCGAATATATATGATCCTTTGATATTTTGATTGAGCACATTGTAAATTGTATtgtattaataaatatgttatttagataaaatgtattattattttttcattatataataTCACATATTAGACAATaaacttatttatatttgtatattactATATAAGTTAGATACATAGTTTTATAAcctttttatacattttatttttacttttttaagtcattttcaaATGTAAAGAACCTAAATACTTTTTGATAATACTCTGACcaaaacttttttatattttgtaaaaagaaaaatgacagcttttcacttttttctttaGTAAAAGTTGAGAGATTCCTCACTTGTATacattactaaaataaaataattgtagaAATAGTACATATTTAATAAACCAAGTGAGAAAAAAGTGAAGCAGAATCTAGTTGTGGAAAAAGGCACTTCTTAAAAAGCCATTGTCTTAAAAAAAGTTGTTTCTATAGTACCCTTTTTTTTCCCCCTTTAG
Coding sequences within it:
- the LOC101244026 gene encoding cytochrome c-type biogenesis protein CcmE homolog, mitochondrial — its product is MASKLSSRLASRLASHFLRSAVTGAAATTTSALSKSHPLISVFHHQSQPLVFPHFNTNQTVFTLRSFSTLSRPARSHRSARPDIAAKARQLQTRRLWTYAITFSCIAGFIVIVLNQFQDQLVFYLTPTDALEKHAENPTRSKFRLGGLVLENSVTPIPNSPEMEFVITDLITDILVKYDGSLPDLFREGHSVVVEGFIKPFTEEMKKKENEILSEKKLQLTEKARSGDCYFAATEVLAKHDEKYMPPEVAAALEKNKQLLSQMEGKEEVSDDATPPATARA
- the LOC101244313 gene encoding ankyrin repeat-containing protein → MDSSVVQQNVCVKKMTKQLTGKRGDTQIHSVVRSGNLELVLEIITCCNEAELIELLSKQNQSGENALYVAAESGDLVLVKELIKYYDIGLASIKARNGYDAFHVAAKQGDFEMVKVLLEAFPQLSVTFDQSNSTALHTASAQGHIDVVNFLLETNSSLATIPKNNGKTALHSSARNGHVAVVKALLSKEEGILNWRDKKGQTALHMAVKGQSVDVVNELILSDPTLATIIDGKGNTALHIATRKGRVEIVQAVVKDKRMKWDAINKSGETALDVAEKARNSEIAAILKEHGVLTAKNMKLALPTRSAKELKQTVSDIKHDVHNQLEHTFQTQKRVKNIAKRLNKMHTEGLNNAINSTTVVAVLIATVTFAAIFNLPGQYTDNPKEIPPGYSIGEGRIAPQPPFVIFFIFDSLALFISLAVVVVQTSIVVVERRAKKQMMAIINKLMWLACVFVSVAFLALSYIVIGKDERWMASAVTFMGTFIMVATLGTLCYWVVMHRIESSNLRSQRKSARSSKTLSRSVSIMSESEIPEDQYKKLYAI